The Halomonas sp. 7T genome contains a region encoding:
- the mnmE gene encoding tRNA uridine-5-carboxymethylaminomethyl(34) synthesis GTPase MnmE, translated as MADRLYTQDTITALATPPGRGGVGIIRVSGPACRDIASAILGHCPAPRYAHYGPFNGAQGTIDEGIALLFNGPHSFTGEDVLELQGHGGPIIMDMLLERCLQLGARLARPGEFSERAFLNDKLDLAQAEAIADLIDASSRSAAENAVRSLQGEFSSRVSALVQRLIELRVYVEAAIDFPEEEIDFLADGHVAQHLAGVQQALADVRKAAGQGALLREGMSVVIAGRPNAGKSSLLNALTEQDTAIVTDIAGTTRDVLREHIHIDGMPLHIIDTAGLRDTPDAVEKIGVARAWDEIEKADRVLLLVDATTTEATNPMTIWPEFVARLPDQTRLTLVRNKIDTSAEPAGIDLSTATPTLRLSAKTGAGVDSLKTHLKEVMGFSATTEGRFSARRRHLDALDRAMSALETGRAQLDGYGAGELLAEDLRDAQQALGEITGEFSADDLLGEIFGSFCIGK; from the coding sequence ATGGCCGACCGACTCTATACTCAAGACACTATTACTGCCTTGGCAACCCCCCCTGGCCGAGGCGGTGTGGGCATTATCCGCGTATCTGGCCCTGCCTGCCGTGATATCGCCTCTGCTATACTTGGCCACTGCCCTGCCCCGCGCTACGCCCATTACGGGCCATTTAATGGGGCTCAGGGCACCATTGATGAAGGGATTGCCCTACTCTTTAATGGCCCACACTCCTTCACCGGTGAAGATGTGCTGGAGCTTCAAGGGCATGGTGGGCCGATCATTATGGATATGCTGCTGGAGCGCTGCCTTCAATTAGGCGCTCGCCTGGCGCGCCCTGGCGAATTTTCTGAGCGAGCATTCTTAAACGACAAACTAGACCTTGCCCAAGCCGAAGCCATTGCCGACCTGATTGATGCCTCTTCACGCTCAGCAGCTGAAAACGCCGTAAGGTCCCTGCAAGGGGAGTTTTCAAGCCGTGTATCAGCCCTGGTACAGCGGCTGATTGAGCTACGCGTGTACGTAGAAGCGGCCATTGATTTTCCGGAAGAAGAGATCGACTTCCTTGCCGATGGCCATGTTGCCCAGCACCTAGCAGGCGTACAGCAGGCATTAGCCGATGTGCGTAAAGCAGCAGGCCAAGGTGCCTTGCTACGTGAGGGCATGAGCGTGGTTATCGCCGGGCGCCCTAATGCGGGTAAGTCCAGCCTACTAAACGCGCTGACCGAGCAGGATACCGCCATCGTGACGGATATCGCCGGCACCACGCGCGATGTACTGCGTGAACACATTCACATTGACGGTATGCCGTTGCATATCATTGATACTGCCGGCTTACGCGACACCCCAGATGCCGTTGAGAAGATTGGCGTGGCCAGGGCGTGGGATGAGATCGAAAAAGCTGATCGAGTCCTACTGCTTGTAGATGCAACCACCACCGAGGCAACCAACCCGATGACCATTTGGCCGGAGTTTGTAGCGCGGCTTCCCGACCAAACACGATTGACGCTAGTGCGTAATAAGATTGATACCAGCGCCGAACCGGCAGGGATTGATTTATCCACAGCCACTCCAACGCTGCGTTTGTCCGCAAAAACCGGAGCAGGTGTGGATAGTTTAAAAACGCACCTTAAAGAGGTGATGGGCTTCTCAGCCACTACCGAAGGGCGTTTTTCGGCACGCCGCCGCCATTTAGATGCTCTCGACCGCGCCATGAGCGCGCTGGAAACCGGACGCGCTCAGCTAGATGGCTACGGCGCCGGTGAACTTCTTGCTGAAGACCTCCGCGATGCCCAGCAGGCGCTGGGAGAAATTACCGGAGAGTTCAGCGCTGATGACCTGCTTGGCGAAATTTTCGGCAGCTTCTGTATCGGTAAATAA
- a CDS encoding 23S rRNA (adenine(2030)-N(6))-methyltransferase RlmJ, giving the protein MLSYQHAYHAGNFADIHKHLTLYAVTDYLLRKKTAITYVDTHAGRGLYPLATKETQRLQEYREGVWPLWQARRDLNSVLLNAWMEALVNAQPEADELTRYPGSPWWLSQPLREQDRLKLYELHPGEHGHLEGQALPKQAQRIYGDGLAGLRGLVPVPTPRLCALIDPSYERKTEYQEVVETVVHTMAKVRHAVVMIWYPLLPAGHHHTLLTGLEESGIRKIWRSELLLRPPNQQGHGMYGSGMLVINPPWGLDEHLAAAMAHITPLLGKESRYHAGWLVEE; this is encoded by the coding sequence ATGCTGTCTTATCAACACGCCTACCACGCGGGTAATTTTGCCGATATACATAAGCATCTTACGCTTTACGCGGTTACTGATTATTTATTACGTAAAAAAACAGCCATTACATATGTGGATACTCATGCCGGTAGAGGTCTCTATCCGCTTGCTACAAAAGAGACACAGCGGTTACAAGAGTATCGCGAAGGTGTTTGGCCGCTGTGGCAAGCGCGCCGTGACCTAAACAGTGTGCTGTTGAACGCTTGGATGGAAGCGCTGGTTAATGCCCAGCCGGAAGCGGACGAACTAACCCGCTACCCTGGATCGCCGTGGTGGCTATCCCAGCCGCTGAGGGAGCAGGATCGGCTCAAGCTTTATGAGCTGCACCCTGGAGAACATGGGCACTTGGAGGGCCAAGCGCTGCCTAAGCAGGCCCAGCGAATTTATGGTGACGGTTTGGCAGGACTAAGAGGGTTAGTGCCTGTGCCTACTCCTCGATTATGCGCACTGATTGACCCCAGCTATGAGCGTAAAACGGAGTATCAAGAGGTGGTCGAGACGGTTGTGCATACGATGGCAAAAGTGCGCCACGCCGTGGTGATGATTTGGTACCCGCTGCTGCCCGCAGGCCACCACCACACGCTATTAACCGGCTTGGAAGAGAGCGGTATCCGGAAAATTTGGCGCAGTGAGCTGCTGCTACGCCCACCTAATCAGCAAGGCCACGGGATGTATGGCAGCGGCATGCTGGTCATTAATCCGCCCTGGGGGCTGGATGAGCACTTAGCCGCTGCCATGGCACACATAACGCCGCTGTTAGGCAAAGAAAGCCGCTACCATGCAGGTTGGTTAGTAGAAGAGTAG
- a CDS encoding OmpA family protein, producing the protein MRISRLLTPLAAAIFVAGCATTDPYSGQTQRSSTAMGSGIGAAVGAAAGALSGDGSTSRRDRALIGAAVGAAAGAGIGVYMDRQEQQLRENLQGSRIEIDRRGDDIVLNMPSGVTFGFDSADLTSEARGALNEVANVLTQYQDTRVNIAGHTDSVGDPNYNQRLSERRAQAVGSYLSQNGVSSMRLNTRGYGATQPVASNDTDQGRAQNRRVEITLRPTGDGQG; encoded by the coding sequence ATGCGTATTTCTCGACTACTGACCCCATTAGCGGCTGCTATTTTTGTGGCTGGTTGTGCTACTACTGACCCTTACAGCGGGCAAACGCAGCGCTCCAGTACTGCGATGGGATCAGGTATTGGTGCTGCTGTAGGCGCGGCGGCAGGTGCTCTATCCGGCGATGGTAGTACCAGTCGCCGTGATCGTGCCCTTATCGGTGCAGCCGTGGGTGCCGCTGCAGGTGCAGGCATTGGCGTTTATATGGATCGCCAAGAGCAACAACTGCGTGAAAACCTACAAGGGTCACGGATCGAAATTGACCGTCGCGGCGATGATATCGTGCTCAATATGCCAAGCGGTGTAACGTTCGGCTTTGACTCAGCCGACCTCACTAGCGAAGCGCGTGGCGCACTCAATGAAGTGGCCAACGTATTGACGCAGTATCAAGACACCCGCGTTAATATTGCAGGCCACACCGATAGTGTGGGCGACCCTAATTATAACCAGCGTCTTTCTGAGCGCCGCGCTCAGGCGGTGGGTAGCTACCTAAGCCAAAACGGTGTTTCTTCCATGCGCCTTAATACCAGGGGTTACGGCGCCACTCAGCCTGTGGCAAGTAACGACACCGACCAAGGCCGCGCTCAGAACCGTCGGGTTGAAATTACCCTTAGGCCTACTGGCGACGGCCAAGGCTAA
- the hemW gene encoding radical SAM family heme chaperone HemW has translation MAELLPPLSLYIHTPWCVRKCPYCDFNSHEPESSELPEKAYLDALLKDLDGDLTLAAGRTIETIFIGGGTPSLLSPAFYRELFNAIRQRLPFAADIEITLEANPGTTEQGRFIGYREAGINRLSLGVQSFHVTQLEALGRIHSGQEALQAVKQARKAGFNNLNIDLMHGLPQQTPAQALEDIEQALALSPEHLSWYQLTLEPNTAFFSHPPVLPEEEALWDIQEAGHQRLEQAGLHRYEISAYAKPHQQSRHNINYWQFGDYLGIGAGAHGKLTTIDQEGQWHIERRWKTRQPEAYLRRANDPRGFIAGKQLIHRDELPLEFSMNALRLTDGVAMGKWTGHTGQPQAVLLKRLQSAYEKGLLMEMPENLRASPQGLLFLNELLALISNE, from the coding sequence ATGGCTGAGCTATTACCCCCGCTCTCGCTCTACATCCATACGCCATGGTGTGTGCGTAAGTGCCCCTATTGCGACTTTAACTCTCATGAGCCTGAGAGTAGTGAGCTGCCGGAAAAGGCTTATTTAGACGCGCTTCTGAAAGATCTAGATGGGGATCTTACCCTGGCGGCTGGGCGAACGATCGAGACGATCTTTATTGGCGGGGGGACTCCCAGCCTGCTATCGCCAGCGTTTTATCGCGAACTATTTAACGCAATACGCCAACGCCTTCCCTTTGCTGCCGATATTGAAATTACCCTTGAAGCCAATCCTGGGACAACCGAGCAAGGACGTTTTATTGGCTATCGAGAAGCGGGTATTAACCGTTTATCGTTAGGCGTGCAAAGTTTCCATGTCACGCAGCTCGAAGCGTTAGGGCGTATTCATAGCGGCCAAGAAGCCCTACAAGCGGTCAAGCAGGCCCGTAAAGCGGGGTTTAATAATCTCAATATTGATTTGATGCATGGGCTGCCTCAGCAAACGCCTGCACAGGCACTGGAGGATATAGAACAAGCCCTGGCGCTCTCACCCGAGCATCTCTCTTGGTATCAATTAACGCTTGAACCTAATACCGCCTTTTTTTCTCACCCTCCGGTACTCCCTGAAGAGGAGGCGCTTTGGGATATCCAAGAAGCGGGCCATCAGCGTCTTGAGCAAGCGGGCTTACACCGCTATGAAATATCTGCCTATGCAAAGCCTCACCAGCAAAGTCGTCATAACATCAATTACTGGCAGTTTGGCGACTATCTTGGCATTGGGGCGGGAGCTCACGGTAAGCTGACGACCATTGACCAAGAGGGGCAGTGGCATATAGAGCGGCGTTGGAAAACACGTCAACCAGAAGCTTACTTGCGCCGTGCCAACGACCCACGTGGCTTTATAGCAGGTAAGCAGCTCATCCATAGGGATGAACTGCCGCTTGAATTTTCAATGAACGCGTTGCGCTTAACCGATGGGGTCGCCATGGGTAAGTGGACAGGCCATACCGGCCAGCCCCAGGCGGTGTTACTTAAGCGCTTACAAAGTGCCTATGAAAAAGGACTTTTAATGGAAATGCCTGAAAATCTGCGTGCTTCACCTCAAGGTCTATTATTCTTGAATGAGTTGCTGGCATTAATAAGTAATGAGTGA
- the rdgB gene encoding RdgB/HAM1 family non-canonical purine NTP pyrophosphatase: MSTLTPLVLASGNDGKLKEFNQLLMPLGFDVRPQAEFGVCDVEETGLTFVENALLKAREASRVSGLPALADDSGLEVDALHGAPGIYSARYAGEPRSDQQNNAKLLKALSECAEGQRTGRYWCVLVYLRHAEDPVPVIVQRSWEGEILAHPRGEGGFGYDPLFWLPDQGMSVAELPSETKNRLSHRGRALQSLVDLLKVAHG; this comes from the coding sequence ATGTCAACGCTTACTCCCCTGGTGTTAGCCAGCGGCAATGATGGAAAGCTTAAAGAGTTCAACCAGTTACTGATGCCGCTAGGATTTGATGTCCGCCCTCAGGCAGAATTTGGCGTATGCGATGTGGAAGAGACAGGGCTTACGTTTGTAGAAAATGCATTGCTAAAAGCACGAGAGGCGAGCCGCGTCAGTGGGTTACCCGCGTTAGCCGATGATTCTGGCTTAGAAGTAGATGCGCTCCACGGGGCACCGGGGATCTACTCAGCGCGTTACGCTGGGGAACCCAGAAGCGATCAACAAAATAATGCAAAGCTGCTTAAAGCACTGAGTGAGTGTGCGGAGGGGCAACGAACCGGTCGCTACTGGTGTGTGCTGGTCTATTTGCGCCATGCTGAAGACCCTGTTCCTGTTATTGTTCAACGCAGTTGGGAGGGGGAGATTCTGGCCCATCCACGAGGGGAAGGTGGCTTTGGTTACGATCCGCTTTTTTGGTTACCCGACCAGGGGATGAGTGTGGCTGAGCTACCCAGTGAAACCAAAAACCGTTTGAGTCATCGAGGTCGCGCGCTACAGAGTTTAGTGGACCTTTTGAAGGTGGCGCATGGCTGA
- a CDS encoding response regulator transcription factor: MSQEKTDDLVYIITEKSPQSQLFADYLHEHTGCAVSIYSPGIALPASTAKRMLILIDSDHISVEALPDWQDALTETLAKVPLAAFNIHDMDHALEALSCAQLKGVFYRNESLEVICKGIHALMEGDLWMSRDLMAKLILFYRKYQSNAFRPACGLTNREMEIISLLSAGSSNQQIADKLFVSEHTVKSHLYNIFRKINVHNRIQALNWIHQNLGPILPNIDTARSLKRHR; this comes from the coding sequence ATGTCGCAGGAAAAGACCGATGATTTGGTGTACATCATCACCGAAAAAAGCCCACAGTCTCAGCTTTTTGCTGACTATTTACATGAACATACGGGCTGTGCCGTCAGTATTTACTCTCCAGGAATCGCGCTTCCCGCCTCTACCGCCAAACGAATGCTGATTCTCATCGACAGTGACCACATCAGTGTTGAGGCACTGCCAGATTGGCAAGATGCCTTGACCGAAACACTCGCGAAAGTCCCCCTTGCGGCGTTCAACATCCACGATATGGATCACGCATTAGAAGCGCTCTCCTGCGCTCAGTTGAAGGGCGTCTTTTACCGTAATGAAAGCCTCGAAGTTATCTGTAAGGGTATCCATGCACTGATGGAGGGAGACCTTTGGATGTCACGCGACCTGATGGCGAAGCTCATCCTTTTTTATCGCAAGTACCAGAGTAACGCCTTCCGACCAGCGTGCGGTCTTACGAATCGTGAAATGGAAATTATCTCTTTATTAAGCGCGGGCTCATCTAACCAGCAAATAGCTGACAAGCTGTTTGTCAGTGAACACACCGTCAAATCCCATCTTTACAACATTTTCCGAAAAATAAACGTTCATAACCGAATTCAAGCACTTAATTGGATACATCAAAACTTAGGCCCCATTTTGCCCAATATCGATACCGCAAGAAGCTTAAAACGGCACCGTTAG
- a CDS encoding curli production assembly/transport protein CsgE — MPLFYVFLITWFLAFSPMSWVLANEPAPPAESLAENEQDAVDAINQLSSSDGPEIHSRANGSSELTGIMVDRTITMAGKTFYRAFSQQAMGNVLIGNATLTIQERPDARWGSQVWIMQGNRMYFRTQLSPRISEADQVAGEAVQIVEEALLQQQLASALTSDKDLGREELF, encoded by the coding sequence ATGCCGCTATTTTATGTCTTTTTAATCACATGGTTTTTAGCGTTCTCACCAATGTCCTGGGTGCTCGCTAACGAGCCCGCCCCACCTGCCGAATCGCTGGCAGAGAATGAACAAGACGCAGTCGATGCTATTAATCAGCTATCAAGCTCTGATGGCCCAGAAATTCATAGCCGCGCTAACGGCAGTAGTGAGCTGACCGGAATAATGGTTGATCGAACCATCACGATGGCGGGCAAAACGTTCTATCGCGCCTTTAGCCAGCAAGCAATGGGCAACGTATTGATAGGCAATGCCACGCTCACTATTCAAGAGCGTCCTGACGCACGTTGGGGCAGCCAAGTATGGATTATGCAAGGCAACCGGATGTACTTCAGAACGCAGCTCTCTCCCCGGATTAGCGAAGCGGATCAGGTGGCTGGGGAGGCTGTACAAATCGTCGAGGAAGCGCTTCTCCAGCAACAGCTGGCTTCCGCTCTTACCTCTGACAAAGACTTGGGAAGAGAGGAGTTATTCTAA
- a CDS encoding curli assembly protein CsgF encodes MNKLQKMSASTALLALALSPVAQAGELIYRPLNPSFGGDPFVGSYLLGKAQAQDKNTDPNVRRAQPTSATERLLQSLESRLISQLISDVSSGDVTQGSFDSNEFGVVVSDTGGQLVVRVVDKLTGDVTEISVGGLFNP; translated from the coding sequence ATGAATAAGCTACAAAAAATGAGTGCATCAACTGCGCTACTCGCATTGGCACTATCCCCCGTTGCCCAGGCTGGCGAGCTGATCTATCGCCCGCTCAACCCCTCTTTTGGCGGTGACCCGTTTGTCGGCAGCTACTTACTCGGTAAAGCCCAGGCGCAAGATAAAAATACTGACCCAAACGTGCGTAGGGCACAGCCAACATCAGCTACAGAACGCTTGCTGCAAAGCTTAGAGAGCCGGTTAATTTCGCAATTAATTTCTGATGTAAGCTCTGGAGATGTTACTCAAGGAAGCTTTGATAGTAATGAATTTGGCGTGGTAGTTAGTGATACCGGTGGGCAGCTTGTCGTACGTGTTGTCGATAAGCTAACGGGGGATGTAACAGAGATTAGCGTTGGAGGGTTGTTTAACCCTTAA
- a CDS encoding CsgG/HfaB family protein, which produces MKIIISLIITILLSGCAGVVATSENLEGAQATLTPRGATYQDLISLPPPAGKIFVSVYDFRDQTGQYRPAPASTFSTAVTQGAAAMLTGALADSGWFIPLERVGLQNLLTERRIIRAEFERFGQPDTLPSLRAASVMLEGGIIAYESNVRTGGAGAEYFGIGASGQYQVDQVTVNLRAVEISTGEILANVTTTKTIYSKELRAGVYRFIDFRRLLEIETGITTNEPVQLAVMSAIESAVIHLVARGIENQLWNLAPGTALQETILNDYLNASIPML; this is translated from the coding sequence ATGAAAATTATCATTTCACTTATTATTACTATTTTACTTAGCGGTTGTGCTGGAGTAGTCGCAACATCTGAGAATTTAGAAGGTGCTCAAGCAACGCTCACTCCACGAGGAGCCACGTATCAGGATCTTATATCGCTCCCACCCCCAGCAGGTAAAATTTTTGTCTCCGTTTATGATTTTCGCGACCAAACGGGACAGTACCGACCAGCACCAGCCAGTACGTTTTCAACAGCCGTGACACAAGGAGCCGCAGCAATGCTCACCGGTGCCCTTGCTGATTCGGGGTGGTTTATTCCTCTTGAGCGTGTTGGTCTTCAAAACTTATTAACCGAACGGCGCATTATCCGCGCAGAATTTGAGCGTTTTGGTCAGCCAGACACACTACCCTCGTTGAGAGCCGCATCGGTAATGTTAGAAGGCGGCATTATCGCGTATGAGTCGAACGTACGAACAGGGGGAGCCGGTGCTGAATATTTTGGTATTGGAGCATCAGGCCAATACCAGGTCGACCAAGTAACCGTAAATTTACGTGCAGTGGAAATATCGACCGGTGAAATATTGGCTAACGTGACGACAACAAAAACAATCTATTCAAAAGAACTACGGGCTGGGGTTTACCGTTTTATTGATTTTAGACGATTACTAGAAATAGAGACGGGTATTACAACGAATGAACCTGTTCAGCTTGCTGTTATGTCAGCAATCGAGTCAGCCGTCATTCATCTTGTAGCAAGAGGAATTGAAAATCAGCTGTGGAACCTAGCACCTGGAACTGCTCTTCAAGAGACGATACTAAACGACTACCTTAATGCGTCTATACCCATGCTATAA
- the hemL gene encoding glutamate-1-semialdehyde 2,1-aminomutase, with product MTTSAELFDLASRHIPGGVNSPVRAFKGLHRPPVFMERAQGAYLFDVEGNRYVDYVGSWGPMITGHADQDVLAAVRARLDNGLSFGTPTAVETTMADLICEIIPTMEMVRMTSSGTEATMSAIRLARGTTGRDKIVKFEGNYHGHSDSLLVKAGSGALTHGEPSSPGVPASLAEHTITLSYNDPEGVEACFAEIGEQIACIIVEPVAGNMNCIPPQPGFLETLRRVCNESGSILIFDEVMTGFRVALGGAQAHYGVTPDLTCLGKIVGGGMPVGAFGGKQEIMQNISPLGPVYQAGTLSGNPLAMAAGVALLTKLQVPGFHDALTQRVQTLCNGLQERANAARVPMMTQSAGGMFGVFFTSQSRVDNFAQATACNPEAFRRFFGAMLDHGVYLAPSAFEAGFMSSAHSPEDIQFTLDAAEKAFSVM from the coding sequence ATGACCACATCTGCTGAACTGTTTGACCTTGCCAGTCGCCATATTCCAGGCGGGGTTAACTCGCCCGTCCGAGCATTTAAAGGTCTTCATCGCCCGCCGGTTTTTATGGAGCGCGCCCAGGGTGCTTATCTGTTCGATGTGGAAGGTAATCGCTACGTAGATTACGTTGGCTCCTGGGGGCCAATGATTACCGGGCATGCCGACCAAGACGTACTGGCGGCGGTACGCGCTCGATTAGATAACGGCCTCTCTTTCGGTACGCCGACGGCGGTTGAAACCACCATGGCAGACCTTATCTGCGAGATCATACCCACCATGGAAATGGTGCGCATGACCAGCTCGGGCACCGAAGCGACGATGTCGGCCATTCGCCTAGCGCGCGGCACGACAGGGCGCGACAAAATTGTGAAATTCGAAGGGAATTACCACGGTCATTCGGATTCACTGCTTGTTAAGGCGGGGTCCGGCGCGTTAACCCACGGTGAACCCAGCTCGCCCGGCGTACCGGCGTCGCTTGCCGAGCACACTATCACCCTATCGTATAACGACCCTGAAGGGGTGGAAGCGTGTTTTGCGGAGATTGGCGAGCAGATTGCCTGTATTATTGTTGAACCTGTGGCGGGCAATATGAACTGTATCCCGCCTCAGCCAGGGTTTCTCGAAACGCTGCGTCGGGTATGTAATGAGTCCGGCAGCATTTTGATTTTTGATGAAGTGATGACCGGCTTCCGCGTTGCGTTAGGCGGTGCTCAAGCGCACTACGGCGTCACGCCGGACTTAACCTGCCTAGGCAAGATTGTGGGCGGCGGCATGCCCGTTGGCGCGTTCGGTGGCAAGCAGGAGATAATGCAAAATATTTCGCCACTGGGGCCGGTATACCAAGCCGGTACGCTTTCCGGTAACCCGCTGGCCATGGCGGCAGGGGTCGCCCTGTTAACCAAGCTCCAGGTACCTGGGTTTCACGATGCACTGACGCAGCGAGTGCAGACCCTATGTAACGGCCTGCAGGAGCGCGCCAATGCGGCACGTGTTCCGATGATGACCCAATCAGCCGGTGGTATGTTTGGCGTCTTTTTCACCTCCCAGTCGCGGGTGGATAACTTTGCCCAGGCGACCGCGTGTAACCCAGAGGCGTTCCGGCGCTTTTTCGGTGCCATGTTGGACCACGGCGTTTACCTTGCCCCTTCTGCTTTTGAAGCAGGCTTTATGTCGAGCGCCCACTCACCTGAAGATATTCAGTTCACCTTGGATGCCGCAGAAAAAGCCTTCTCTGTTATGTAA
- a CDS encoding hydroxymethylpyrimidine/phosphomethylpyrimidine kinase has protein sequence MRQPLPPVVLVLAGHDPTGGAGLVADSEAIRACGGWAVTIPTALTVQNCHDVMRILPADPGAMRQMAEALGDMQIAAIKVGLLADEPTLRAAEQIIRRFPGVPVVADPVLKAGGGTELSTPALQKLYMDRLLPLVDILTPNRFELAALTPEITAPFDDTARAVALLSRGCQAILVTATDDPLPGNAQQVIHTLHSPDTTRQWQWPRLPETFHGSGCTLASAIAARLAVGERLPMACEQAQHFTWESLSQGYQPPSGQCLPNRLPHPVRF, from the coding sequence ATGCGCCAACCTCTTCCTCCCGTGGTATTAGTGCTTGCAGGCCACGACCCAACCGGCGGTGCTGGGCTAGTGGCCGATAGTGAAGCGATTAGGGCCTGTGGCGGTTGGGCGGTGACAATCCCTACCGCGCTAACCGTGCAAAATTGTCACGATGTGATGCGAATTTTGCCCGCCGATCCCGGCGCCATGCGCCAAATGGCCGAGGCGTTAGGTGATATGCAGATTGCCGCGATTAAAGTTGGGTTATTAGCGGATGAGCCAACGCTTCGCGCGGCGGAGCAGATTATTCGACGGTTCCCCGGTGTGCCGGTGGTGGCTGATCCTGTGCTGAAAGCGGGGGGTGGAACAGAGTTATCCACACCGGCTTTACAAAAATTGTATATGGATCGTTTATTGCCCCTTGTGGATATCTTAACCCCCAACCGTTTTGAACTGGCTGCGCTAACCCCTGAGATTACCGCGCCTTTTGACGATACGGCGCGCGCGGTGGCGTTACTTTCGCGGGGATGCCAAGCTATTTTAGTGACCGCAACCGACGACCCTTTGCCGGGCAATGCGCAGCAAGTGATACATACCCTCCACTCGCCAGACACTACCCGCCAGTGGCAGTGGCCCCGTTTGCCAGAAACGTTTCATGGCTCTGGCTGCACATTAGCCTCGGCCATTGCCGCCCGATTAGCCGTAGGGGAGCGCTTGCCCATGGCGTGCGAGCAGGCGCAGCACTTTACTTGGGAAAGTTTGTCTCAGGGCTATCAGCCACCCAGCGGTCAGTGCCTGCCCAATCGCTTGCCACACCCCGTACGTTTTTGA
- the hemJ gene encoding protoporphyrinogen oxidase HemJ: MYLWVKAIHLMAVVTWFAALFYLPRLYVYHAMARDKGDEQAITYFKTMERKLYRGIMTPSMIVVLIFGGWMLYLVPAWFSQGWMHAKLALVALLIAYHHVCLIYLKQFEQARCTKSHVFFRWFNEAPVIALIAIIILAVVKPF; the protein is encoded by the coding sequence ATGTATTTATGGGTAAAAGCCATTCATCTAATGGCGGTCGTTACCTGGTTTGCTGCGCTATTTTATTTGCCACGGCTGTATGTTTACCACGCCATGGCGCGGGATAAAGGCGATGAGCAAGCAATCACTTACTTTAAAACCATGGAGCGCAAGCTGTATCGGGGCATAATGACGCCCTCAATGATTGTGGTATTGATCTTTGGCGGCTGGATGCTCTACTTGGTGCCCGCGTGGTTTAGCCAAGGTTGGATGCACGCCAAATTAGCATTGGTTGCCCTGCTAATCGCTTATCACCATGTATGTCTCATTTATTTAAAACAATTTGAACAAGCCCGCTGCACCAAAAGCCACGTGTTTTTTCGCTGGTTTAACGAAGCGCCCGTCATTGCGTTAATCGCAATTATTATTCTTGCGGTGGTGAAGCCCTTTTGA